One window of the Rosa rugosa chromosome 3, drRosRugo1.1, whole genome shotgun sequence genome contains the following:
- the LOC133735928 gene encoding glutamate receptor 2.7-like isoform X2 produces MIAGFHQCRISKSQSPHSSSSSFHSFLSGGGKTAKVYLSCIEMALSDIYASHPYFKTRIVLNTRNSKQTVVGAAAAALDLIKNAEVLAILGPETSMQASFIVNLGDEAHVPILSFSASAPYLTSLRSPYFFRITQTDSYQVKAISSIVQNFGWRQVVPIYVDNMYGEGIIPFLIDALQDVDAHVPYRSVISPSATGDQILKELYKLMTMQTRVFIVHMKSNLCFKLFSKAKEIGMMSKGYVWILTDGISNRLNSMNSSAIASMEGVLGIKTFIPRTTELEKFELRWKGQFQQDNPTIIDVQLDVYALQAYDAAFALAVSIENVGISTSSEIHKDTSFNSTDLDTYKVSENGPKLAEALSITRFKGIAGDFKLVEGQLQSSTFTIVNIKGEGGKPVAFWTPQNQMVKKLNDSTNTSILSTNSKSNLGPIKWPGNSLSVPRGWEIPTNGKKLIIGVPVKIDFTEFVKISKDPKTGTMDVTGFCIDVFHAALKVLPYALPYEFAPFTNPDGTSAGNYNDLVYQVYLGKFDAVVGDTTIRANRSLYVDFTMPYTESGVVMVVPIIDTTSKNAWVFLKPLTWDLWLTTFCFFLFTGFVVWVLEHRINEDFRGPPSHQFGTSVWFSFSTMVFSQKENVISNLTRFVMIIWVFVVLILTQTYTANLASLLTVQQLKPTVVDIKDLLRKGDNVGYSKNAYVYGLLKEVGFNDSNLKGFRTMEALDEALSKGSANGGIAAFVDETPTMKLFLAKYCSKYTMIGPIFKTEGFGFVFPKRSPLVPDVSQAILDVTEGEKMMSIESKWFKKESNCQSSSQLGSSNSLGLDSFWGLFLIAGVASIFALIIFVASFLYENGHLLIDPDSEASTSERIRVLFKIFNQKDLNSRTFKSSQPRDRITGARDEVNISPNYNWPESPFSYSNHSDGSSEQLTPPPGQASSESVPRHGFL; encoded by the exons ATGATTGCCGGTTTCCATCAATGTAGAATCAGCAAATCTCAATCTCCGCATTCATCATCCTCTTCTTTTCATTCCTTCCTTTCAG GGGGCGGGAAGACTGCAAAGGTGTACTTGAGTTGCATAGAAATGGCCCTCTCAGATATTTATGCATCTCATCCTTACTTCAAGACGAGGATAGTATTGAACACAAGGAACTCCAAACAAACTGTTGTTGGTGCAGCTGCGgcag CTCTGGATCTGATAAAGAATGCAGAAGTTCTAGCAATATTAGGGCCTGAAACATCAATGCAGGCGAGCTTCATTGTTAATTTGGGAGACGAAGCTCATGTGCCCATTTTATCATTTTCTGCATCAGCACCTTATCTTACTTCGCTCCGGAGCCCTTACTTTTTTAGAATTACTCAAACCGACTCATATCAAGTGAAAGCCATTAGTAGCATTGTTCAAAATTTTGGATGGAGACAAGTTGTACCAATCTACGTGGACAATATGTATGGGGAGGGAATCATACCTTTTCTCATTGATGCCTTGCAAGATGTTGATGCTCATGTCCCTTACCGTAGTGTCATTTCCCCATCAGCAACTGGTGACCAGATTTTAAAAGAGCTTTACAAATTAATGACAATGCAAACTAGAGTCTTCATCGTGCATATGAAGTCCAATCTTTGCTTTAAGCTGTTTTCCAAGGCAAAAGAGATAGGAATGATGAGTAAAGGATATGTTTGGATCTTGACCGATGGGATTTCTAATCGTTTAAATTCGATGAATTCTTCAGCCATAGCTTCCATGGAAGGTGTGTTAGGTATCAAAACATTCATCCCGAGAACAACAGAACTTGAAAAATTCGAGCTCCGGTGGAAAGGGCAATTCCAACAAGACAACCCAACCATTATAGATGTTCAATTGGATGTTTATGCACTTCAGGCTTATGATGCTGCTTTTGCATTAGCCGTGTCAATTGAAAATGTTGGGATCAGTACAAGCTCTGAAATCCACAAGGATACTTCCTTCAACTCAACTGACCTTGATACTTATAAGGTCTCTGAAAATGGTCCTAAACTTGCTGAAGCATTATCAATTACTAGATTCAAAGGCATAGCTGGAGACTTCAAGCTTGTAGAAGGGCAACTTCAGTCATCAACTTTTACAATTGTTAATATAAAAGGTGAGGGAGGAAAGCCAGTTGCATTTTGGACTCCGCAAAATCAAATGGTGAAAAAGTTGAATGACTCAACAAACACAAGCATCCTTTCAACTAATTCCAAGAGCAATCTTGGACCAATTAAATGGCCTGGAAATTCTCTCTCTGTTCCAAGGGGATGGGAGATACCAACAAATGGCAAGAAGTTGATAATAGGAGTTCCTGTCAAGATTGATTTTACTGAATTTGTTAAGATCTCGAAAGATCCAAAGACCGGCACAATGGATGTCACTGGGTTCTGTATTGATGTCTTTCATGCTGCATTGAAAGTACTACCTTATGCTCTTCCTTATGAGTTCGCTCCCTTCACAAACCCTGATGGCACTAGTGCTGGCAATTATAATGATTTGGTCTATCAAGTATATCTTGGG AAGTTTGATGCCGTCGTTGGAGATACAACAATTAGAGCAAATAGGTCCTTGTACGTGGACTTTACAATGCCATACACAGAATCTGGTGTTGTAATGGTGGTGCCAATCATAGACACAACGAGCAAGAATGCATGGGTTTTCTTGAAGCCTTTGACTTGGGACCTGTGGCTTACAACTTTTTGTTTCTTCCTCTTTACTGGTTTTGTTGTTTGGGTTCTTGAACATCGAATTAATGAAGACTTTCGTGGTCCTCCTTCACATCAATTTGGGACTAGTGTCTGGTTTTCCTTCTCAACTATGGTTTTCTCACAAA AAGAGAATGTGATTAGCAACTTGACTAGATTCGTGATGATTATATGGGTATTCGTTGTCCTAATATTGACACAAACTTATACAGCTAATCTAGCATCGCTATTAACAGTCCAACAACTTAAGCCAACTGTTGTTGATATTAAGGATCTTTTAAGGAAGGGGGATAATGTTGGGTACTCTAAGAATGCTTATGTTTATGGACTCTTGAAAGAAGTAGGTTTCAACGATTCAAATCTTAAAGGTTTTAGAACTATGGAAGCACTTGATGAAGCTCTTTCAAAAGGGAGTGCAAATGGTGGTATTGCTGCTTTTGTTGATGAAACCCCAACTATGAAGCTTTTTCTTGCAAAGTATTGTTCTAAATACACCATGATTGGACCCATCTTTAAAACTGAAGGGTTTGGTTTT GTGTTTCCAAAGCGTTCCCCTCTTGTACCTGATGTTTCACAAGCAATCCTAGACGTAACTGAAGGAGAGAAGATGATGAGCATTGAATCAAAATGGTTCAAGAAAGAAAGCAATTGTCAAAGCTCCAGCCAACTGGGTTCTAGCAATAGTCTTGGACTCGATAGCTTTTGGGGGTTATTCCTCATTGCTGGAGTGGCTTCAATATTCGCTCTCATCATATTTGTAGCTTCATTTCTTTATGAGAATGGACACCTATTGATAGATCCTGATTCAGAAGCTTCGACATCAGAAAGGATTCGGGTcttgttcaaaattttcaatcagAAAGACCTAAATTCTCGTACATTTAAGAGCAGTCAACCGAGAGATCGTATCACTGGTGCTAGAGATGAAGTAAACATCTCACCAAATTACAACTGGCCAGAAAGTCCATTTAGCTACAGCAATCACAGTGATGGCAGTTCAGAGCAACTCACACCACCTCCAGGTCAAGCATCTTCAGAATCAGTTCCAAGGCATGGATTCCTATGA
- the LOC133735928 gene encoding glutamate receptor 2.7-like isoform X1, protein MMIKKKNHTFLFSWIFLAMINAQNTTIPVNVGVVLDFDSGGGKTAKVYLSCIEMALSDIYASHPYFKTRIVLNTRNSKQTVVGAAAAALDLIKNAEVLAILGPETSMQASFIVNLGDEAHVPILSFSASAPYLTSLRSPYFFRITQTDSYQVKAISSIVQNFGWRQVVPIYVDNMYGEGIIPFLIDALQDVDAHVPYRSVISPSATGDQILKELYKLMTMQTRVFIVHMKSNLCFKLFSKAKEIGMMSKGYVWILTDGISNRLNSMNSSAIASMEGVLGIKTFIPRTTELEKFELRWKGQFQQDNPTIIDVQLDVYALQAYDAAFALAVSIENVGISTSSEIHKDTSFNSTDLDTYKVSENGPKLAEALSITRFKGIAGDFKLVEGQLQSSTFTIVNIKGEGGKPVAFWTPQNQMVKKLNDSTNTSILSTNSKSNLGPIKWPGNSLSVPRGWEIPTNGKKLIIGVPVKIDFTEFVKISKDPKTGTMDVTGFCIDVFHAALKVLPYALPYEFAPFTNPDGTSAGNYNDLVYQVYLGKFDAVVGDTTIRANRSLYVDFTMPYTESGVVMVVPIIDTTSKNAWVFLKPLTWDLWLTTFCFFLFTGFVVWVLEHRINEDFRGPPSHQFGTSVWFSFSTMVFSQKENVISNLTRFVMIIWVFVVLILTQTYTANLASLLTVQQLKPTVVDIKDLLRKGDNVGYSKNAYVYGLLKEVGFNDSNLKGFRTMEALDEALSKGSANGGIAAFVDETPTMKLFLAKYCSKYTMIGPIFKTEGFGFVFPKRSPLVPDVSQAILDVTEGEKMMSIESKWFKKESNCQSSSQLGSSNSLGLDSFWGLFLIAGVASIFALIIFVASFLYENGHLLIDPDSEASTSERIRVLFKIFNQKDLNSRTFKSSQPRDRITGARDEVNISPNYNWPESPFSYSNHSDGSSEQLTPPPGQASSESVPRHGFL, encoded by the exons ATGATGATCAAGAAGAAAAATCATACCTTTCTCTTCTCATGGATTTTTCTGGCCATGATTAATGCACAAAATACAACAATCCCAGTGAATGTTGGTGTTGTTCTTGACTTTGATTCAGGGGGCGGGAAGACTGCAAAGGTGTACTTGAGTTGCATAGAAATGGCCCTCTCAGATATTTATGCATCTCATCCTTACTTCAAGACGAGGATAGTATTGAACACAAGGAACTCCAAACAAACTGTTGTTGGTGCAGCTGCGgcag CTCTGGATCTGATAAAGAATGCAGAAGTTCTAGCAATATTAGGGCCTGAAACATCAATGCAGGCGAGCTTCATTGTTAATTTGGGAGACGAAGCTCATGTGCCCATTTTATCATTTTCTGCATCAGCACCTTATCTTACTTCGCTCCGGAGCCCTTACTTTTTTAGAATTACTCAAACCGACTCATATCAAGTGAAAGCCATTAGTAGCATTGTTCAAAATTTTGGATGGAGACAAGTTGTACCAATCTACGTGGACAATATGTATGGGGAGGGAATCATACCTTTTCTCATTGATGCCTTGCAAGATGTTGATGCTCATGTCCCTTACCGTAGTGTCATTTCCCCATCAGCAACTGGTGACCAGATTTTAAAAGAGCTTTACAAATTAATGACAATGCAAACTAGAGTCTTCATCGTGCATATGAAGTCCAATCTTTGCTTTAAGCTGTTTTCCAAGGCAAAAGAGATAGGAATGATGAGTAAAGGATATGTTTGGATCTTGACCGATGGGATTTCTAATCGTTTAAATTCGATGAATTCTTCAGCCATAGCTTCCATGGAAGGTGTGTTAGGTATCAAAACATTCATCCCGAGAACAACAGAACTTGAAAAATTCGAGCTCCGGTGGAAAGGGCAATTCCAACAAGACAACCCAACCATTATAGATGTTCAATTGGATGTTTATGCACTTCAGGCTTATGATGCTGCTTTTGCATTAGCCGTGTCAATTGAAAATGTTGGGATCAGTACAAGCTCTGAAATCCACAAGGATACTTCCTTCAACTCAACTGACCTTGATACTTATAAGGTCTCTGAAAATGGTCCTAAACTTGCTGAAGCATTATCAATTACTAGATTCAAAGGCATAGCTGGAGACTTCAAGCTTGTAGAAGGGCAACTTCAGTCATCAACTTTTACAATTGTTAATATAAAAGGTGAGGGAGGAAAGCCAGTTGCATTTTGGACTCCGCAAAATCAAATGGTGAAAAAGTTGAATGACTCAACAAACACAAGCATCCTTTCAACTAATTCCAAGAGCAATCTTGGACCAATTAAATGGCCTGGAAATTCTCTCTCTGTTCCAAGGGGATGGGAGATACCAACAAATGGCAAGAAGTTGATAATAGGAGTTCCTGTCAAGATTGATTTTACTGAATTTGTTAAGATCTCGAAAGATCCAAAGACCGGCACAATGGATGTCACTGGGTTCTGTATTGATGTCTTTCATGCTGCATTGAAAGTACTACCTTATGCTCTTCCTTATGAGTTCGCTCCCTTCACAAACCCTGATGGCACTAGTGCTGGCAATTATAATGATTTGGTCTATCAAGTATATCTTGGG AAGTTTGATGCCGTCGTTGGAGATACAACAATTAGAGCAAATAGGTCCTTGTACGTGGACTTTACAATGCCATACACAGAATCTGGTGTTGTAATGGTGGTGCCAATCATAGACACAACGAGCAAGAATGCATGGGTTTTCTTGAAGCCTTTGACTTGGGACCTGTGGCTTACAACTTTTTGTTTCTTCCTCTTTACTGGTTTTGTTGTTTGGGTTCTTGAACATCGAATTAATGAAGACTTTCGTGGTCCTCCTTCACATCAATTTGGGACTAGTGTCTGGTTTTCCTTCTCAACTATGGTTTTCTCACAAA AAGAGAATGTGATTAGCAACTTGACTAGATTCGTGATGATTATATGGGTATTCGTTGTCCTAATATTGACACAAACTTATACAGCTAATCTAGCATCGCTATTAACAGTCCAACAACTTAAGCCAACTGTTGTTGATATTAAGGATCTTTTAAGGAAGGGGGATAATGTTGGGTACTCTAAGAATGCTTATGTTTATGGACTCTTGAAAGAAGTAGGTTTCAACGATTCAAATCTTAAAGGTTTTAGAACTATGGAAGCACTTGATGAAGCTCTTTCAAAAGGGAGTGCAAATGGTGGTATTGCTGCTTTTGTTGATGAAACCCCAACTATGAAGCTTTTTCTTGCAAAGTATTGTTCTAAATACACCATGATTGGACCCATCTTTAAAACTGAAGGGTTTGGTTTT GTGTTTCCAAAGCGTTCCCCTCTTGTACCTGATGTTTCACAAGCAATCCTAGACGTAACTGAAGGAGAGAAGATGATGAGCATTGAATCAAAATGGTTCAAGAAAGAAAGCAATTGTCAAAGCTCCAGCCAACTGGGTTCTAGCAATAGTCTTGGACTCGATAGCTTTTGGGGGTTATTCCTCATTGCTGGAGTGGCTTCAATATTCGCTCTCATCATATTTGTAGCTTCATTTCTTTATGAGAATGGACACCTATTGATAGATCCTGATTCAGAAGCTTCGACATCAGAAAGGATTCGGGTcttgttcaaaattttcaatcagAAAGACCTAAATTCTCGTACATTTAAGAGCAGTCAACCGAGAGATCGTATCACTGGTGCTAGAGATGAAGTAAACATCTCACCAAATTACAACTGGCCAGAAAGTCCATTTAGCTACAGCAATCACAGTGATGGCAGTTCAGAGCAACTCACACCACCTCCAGGTCAAGCATCTTCAGAATCAGTTCCAAGGCATGGATTCCTATGA
- the LOC133741437 gene encoding uncharacterized protein LOC133741437, translated as MPFIQVGLTADSQKVKSLACKTVTRLLESVNGDVVSAHLIIDNNIYPLLLDCLINGNEQVTTVATEAIKNIAGSPAGIDIVFPANTNEATHLGKLASECSSLIRS; from the exons ATG CCTTTCATACAAGTTGGTCTGACGGCAGATTCTCAGAAAGTCAAATCTTTAGCTTGTAAAACG GTTACTCGCCTTCTCGAAAGTGTGAATGGAGATGTTGTTTCTGCACATCTTATAATTGACAACAATATATATCCTCTATTGCTTGATTGCCTCATTAATGG AAATGAACAAGTTACAACTGTAGCAACTGAAGCAATAAAGAATATAGCTGGTAGTCCAGCAGGCATA GATATTGTTTTCCCAGCTAATACCAATGAAGCTACACATCTTGGAAAGTTGGCATCTGAATGCTCATCACTG ATCAGAAGTTGA